In the Micromonospora narathiwatensis genome, one interval contains:
- a CDS encoding DUF4240 domain-containing protein encodes MLEDAEFWELVGRLGGRPELQDDRPYEELTAELAQGPVERILEFAETLAYKLYQLDRRSLAETLIPGEDESGERLSDDGFLYARCAVIVAGPAAFSAVLRDGSVFRHYVTVEAAHAESILDIPSNAYEVLTGNKWDYVEEYDYETASNAEWW; translated from the coding sequence GTGCTGGAGGACGCTGAGTTCTGGGAACTTGTAGGGCGGCTCGGTGGGCGACCGGAGCTGCAAGATGATCGGCCCTACGAGGAGCTGACGGCGGAGCTGGCTCAAGGGCCGGTGGAGCGAATTCTAGAGTTCGCCGAGACCCTGGCGTACAAGCTGTACCAGCTTGACCGACGATCCCTTGCTGAGACCTTGATTCCCGGTGAGGACGAGTCAGGCGAGCGCCTGTCGGATGACGGGTTCCTGTACGCACGCTGCGCGGTCATTGTGGCGGGTCCTGCTGCTTTTTCGGCGGTCCTCCGTGACGGTTCGGTGTTCCGGCACTACGTAACCGTCGAGGCCGCGCATGCCGAGTCGATCTTGGATATTCCATCGAACGCCTACGAGGTGCTCACCGGCAACAAATGGGATTACGTCGAAGAGTATGACTACGAGACGGCGTCGAACGC